The Drosophila teissieri strain GT53w chromosome X, Prin_Dtei_1.1, whole genome shotgun sequence genome has a segment encoding these proteins:
- the LOC122623755 gene encoding uncharacterized protein LOC122623755 isoform X2, translating to MKFLLKKCLRKKAPEMRPGAILDAVISQSSATACKCLLYKLADYKRGGDLIDAINSGGLIAVEQLIREQFGVFMYNDGKGQVINRAEFLRWKYRDHTEVTIPIEASLSIHDPLGKWEDHKACWQMQYRGALGESLLHVLIICDSKVHTKLARVLLRVFPNLALDVMEGEEYLGASALHLSIAYSNNELVADLIEAGADINQRAIGSFFLPRDQQRANPAKSTDYEGLAYMGEYPLAWAACCANESVYNLLVDCGSDPDAQDSFGNMILHMVVVCDKLDMFGYALRHPKTPAKNGIVNQTGLTPLTLACKLGRAEVFREMLELSAREFWRYSNITCSGYPLNALDTLLPDGRTNWNSALFIILNGTKPEHLDMLDGGIIQRLLEEKWKTFAQNQFLKRLLILSTHLLCLSVSVYLRPAHDGEGEGEDSEGSDPSAAALQDMPTDEGDSGGDYNAQTVARYCAEFATLVGVLSYVIFQQGDEIKNQGLSAFLKQLVRILAYLDCYILLNIILFLVPQSHAPAKAIFLFSNLLILACIPFRLIGDTDTEEAILIFAVPGSWFLLMFFAGAIRLTGPFVTMIYSMITGDMFTFGIIYCIVLCGFSQAFYFLYKGHPQVQSTMFNTYTSTWMALFQTTLGDYNYPDLNQTTYPNLSKTVFVIFMIFVPILLLNMLIAMMGNTYVTVIEQSEKEWMKQWAKIVVTLERAVPQADAKGYLEAYSIPLGPSDDSGFEVRGVMVIKSKSKTRAKQRKGAVSNWKRVGRVTLTALKKRGMTGEEMRRLMWGRASISSPVKVTKQKLKDPYNLHTDSDFTNAMDMLTFASNPASSNGVTLRTVTAPPPAPPAPDPFRELIMMSDQRPETHDPHYFAGLQQLANKAFDLVEQTMKTQPQAPMVKKVDSLPVASVATASPAAPAIQPAGGGAAASAAPDLMAMPLPISNLSNLFQDPKDIVDPKKLEEFMAMLAEVETEESDSGGPILGKLSLAKRTHNALSKADIRRDQQGFEGHSHGQFQPMSSVWAPPGLDVDTGFHFDEAVAEEVLTIEQEAEVETEDGNGGQDSEDIPTAEEVHATMKQFHLRKCQPAQDDAARRAKSARVRRRNKVSPEQSDEPDEHSQRGRSAYTRRTQSPPDPLEPWSTRELQDINKILARK from the exons ATGAAGTTCCTGCTGAAGAAATGCCTGCGCAAGAAGGCGCCCGAGATGAGGCCCGGTGCCATCTTGGATGCCGTCATCTCGCAATCCTCGGCCACCGCCTGCAAGTGCCTCCTCTATAAGCTGGCGGATTACAAAAGAG GTGGTGACCTCATCGACGCCATCAACTCGGGCGGACTGATTGCCGTGGAGCAGCTGATCCGGGAGCAGTTTGGAGTCTTCATGTACAACGATGGCAAGGGCCAGGTGATAAATCGTGCAGAGTTTTTACGCTGGAAGTACCGCGACCACACCGAGGTGACCATACCCATTGAGGCGTCGCTGTCCATCCACGATCCGCTGGGCAAATGGGAGGACCACAAGGCCTGCTGGCAGATGCAGTACCGCGGCGCCCTGGGCGAGAGTCTGCTCCATGTGCTCATCATTTGCGATTCCAAGGTGCACACCAAGTTGGCGAGAGTGCTGCTCCGTGTGTTTCCCAACCTGGCGCTGGATGTGATGGAGGGCGAGGAGTATCTGGGTGCCAGTGCCCTGCACCTGTCGATTGCCTATAGCAACAATGAGCTGGTGGCGGATCTGATCGAGGCCGGCGCGGATATCAATCAGCGGGCAATTGGCAGCTTCTTCCTGCCACGTGACCAGCAGCGCGCGAATCCGGCCAAGAGCACCGACTACGAGGGACTGGCCTACATGGGTGAATATCCGCTGGCCTGGGCCGCCTGCTGTGCCAACGAGAGTGTCTACAACCTGCTGGTGGACTGCGGATCCGATCCGGATGCCCAGGACTCCTTCGGTAACATGATCCTGCACATGGTGGTCGTGTGCGACAAGCTGGACATGTTCGGCTATGCCCTGCGACATCCCAAGACGCCGGCGAAGAACGGCATCGTCAACCAAACAGGACTGACTCCACTCACCCTGGCCTGCAAACTGGGACGGGCTGAGGTATTCCGTGAAATGTTGGAGCTGTCCGCCCGCGAGTTTTGGCGCTACAGTAACATCACCTGCTCCGGTTACCCACTCAATGCACTGGACACACTCCTGCCGGACGGCAGAACCA ACTGGAATTCAGCCTTGTTCATCATCCTGAACGGCACCAAGCCGGAGCATCTGGACATGTTGGACGGCGGCATCATCCAGCGCCTGCTGGAGGAGAAGTGGAAGACCTTTGCGCAGAACCAGTTTCTGAAGCGCCTGCTCATCCTGTCCACCCATCTGCTGTGCCTGTCCGTATCGGTATACTTGCGTCCGGCCCACGATGGTGAAGGCGAGGGCGAGGACTCCGAGGGATCTGATCCCTCGGCAGCCGCTCTGCAGGACATGCCGACGGATGAGGGCGACAGTGGTGGTGACTACAATGCCCAGACGGTGGCCCGTTATTGCGCCGAGTTTGCCACTCTGGTGGGGGTTTTAAGCTATGTGATCTTCCAGCAAGGCGACGAGATAAAAAACCAGGGGTTATCCGCCTTTCTCAAGCAACTGGTAAGGATCTTGGCATATTTAGATTGCTATATTCTGCTTAACATTATCCTCTTTCTTGTTCCACAGTCCCATGCGCCGGCTAAGGCCATCTTCCTGTTCTCCAACCTGCTGATCCTGGCGTGCATTCCATTTCGTTTGATTGGCGACACCGACACCGAGGAGGCCATCCTGATTTTCGCTGTACCCGGCTCCTGGTTTCTCCTAATGTTCTTTGCAGG TGCCATTCGGTTGACGGGTCCCTTTGTGACTATGATCTACTCCATGATCACGGGCGACATGTTCACCTTCGGCATAATCTACTGCATTGTGCTGTGTGGATTCTCGCAGGCCTTCTACTTCCTCTACAAGGGACATCCCCAGGTGCAGTCCACCATGTTCAACACCTACACCAGCACTTGGATGGCCCTGTTTCAGACCACACTAGGTGATTATAAC TATCCCGATCTCAACCAGACGACATACCCCAATCTCTCCAAGACCGTGTTCGTTATCTTTATGATCTTCGTGCCCATCCTGTTGCTCAACATGTTGATTGCCATGATGGGCAACACCTATGTGACTGTGATCGAGCAGTCGGAGAAGGAGTGGATGAAGCAGTGGGCCAAGATTGTCGTCACCCTGGAGCGCGCTGTGCCGCAGGCGGATGCCAAGGGCTATCTGGAGGCCTACTCCATTCCGCTGGGTCCCTCCGATGACTCGGGATTCGAGGTGCGCGGCGTGATGGTCAtcaagagcaagagcaagaCGAGGGCCAAGCAGCGAAAGGGTGCCGTCTCCAACTGGAAG CGAGTGGGTCGTGTGACGCTCACGGCGCTCAAGAAGCGCGGAATGACCGGCGAGGAGATGCGTCGCCTTATGTGGGGACGGGCCTCCATTTCCAGTCCCGTTAAAGTGACCAAGCAGAAGCTCAAGGATCCCTACAATCTGCACACGGACTCCGACTTCACCAACGCCATGGACATGTTGACCTTCGCTAGCAATCCGGCTTCTTCCAATGGTGTCACTCTGCGAACGGTGACAGCTCCACCGCCCGCTCCGCCGGCACCGGATCCCTTCAGGGAGCTGATCATGATGTCGGACCAGCGACCGGAGACCCATGATCCCCACTACTTTGCCGGCCTGCAGCAACTGGCCAATAAGGCCTTCGATTTGGTGGAGCAAACGATGAAGACACAGCCGCAGGCGCCGATGGTCAAGAAGGTGGATTCACTGCCCGTGGCTTCGGTGGCCACTGCATCTCCCGCTGCTCCTGCAATACAacctgctggtggtggtgctgctgcttctgctgctcccgACCTAATGGCCATGCCATTGCCCATTTCGAATTTGAGCAACCTGTTCCAGGACCCCAAGGACATCGTTGATCCCAAAAAGCTTGAGGAGTTCATGGCCATGCTGGCAGAGGTGGAAACCGAGGAGAGCGACAGCGGCGGGCCCATTCTCGGCAAGCTATCGCTGGCCAAACGGACACACAATGCTCTATCCAAGGCGGATATACGACGGGACCAGCAGGGATTCGAGGGACACAGCCATGGACAGTTTCAGCCCATGTCCTCGGTGTGGGCACCACCTGGCTTGGATGTGGATACG GGCTTCCACTTTGATGAAGCTGTGGCGGAGGAGGTGCTGACCATCGAACAGGAAGCCGAAGTGGAGACCGAGGACGGCAATGGTGGACAGGACAGCGAGGATATACCCACGGCGGAGGAGGTGCACGCCACCATGAAGCAGTTTCACCTGCGCAAGTGTCAGCCGGCACAGGATGACGCCGCTCGTCGCGCCAAAAGTGCTCGCGTTCGTCGCCGGAACAA AGTTTCGCCGGAGCAAAGTGATGAACCAGACGAGCACAGCCAGCGGGGACGTTCCGCTTACACACGGAGAACGCAATCGCCGCCCGATCCCCTGGAACCGTGGAGCACTCGCGAGCTGCAGGACATCAACAAGATCCTGGCCAGAAAGTGA
- the LOC122623755 gene encoding uncharacterized protein LOC122623755 isoform X1, whose product MKFLLKKCLRKKAPEMRPGAILDAVISQSSATACKCLLYKLADYKRGGDLIDAINSGGLIAVEQLIREQFGVFMYNDGKGQVINRAEFLRWKYRDHTEVTIPIEASLSIHDPLGKWEDHKACWQMQYRGALGESLLHVLIICDSKVHTKLARVLLRVFPNLALDVMEGEEYLGASALHLSIAYSNNELVADLIEAGADINQRAIGSFFLPRDQQRANPAKSTDYEGLAYMGEYPLAWAACCANESVYNLLVDCGSDPDAQDSFGNMILHMVVVCDKLDMFGYALRHPKTPAKNGIVNQTGLTPLTLACKLGRAEVFREMLELSAREFWRYSNITCSGYPLNALDTLLPDGRTNWNSALFIILNGTKPEHLDMLDGGIIQRLLEEKWKTFAQNQFLKRLLILSTHLLCLSVSVYLRPAHDGEGEGEDSEGSDPSAAALQDMPTDEGDSGGDYNAQTVARYCAEFATLVGVLSYVIFQQGDEIKNQGLSAFLKQLVRILAYLDCYILLNIILFLVPQSHAPAKAIFLFSNLLILACIPFRLIGDTDTEEAILIFAVPGSWFLLMFFAGAIRLTGPFVTMIYSMITGDMFTFGIIYCIVLCGFSQAFYFLYKGHPQVQSTMFNTYTSTWMALFQTTLGDYNVSGCLKRGLRTRNDIIPLQYPDLNQTTYPNLSKTVFVIFMIFVPILLLNMLIAMMGNTYVTVIEQSEKEWMKQWAKIVVTLERAVPQADAKGYLEAYSIPLGPSDDSGFEVRGVMVIKSKSKTRAKQRKGAVSNWKRVGRVTLTALKKRGMTGEEMRRLMWGRASISSPVKVTKQKLKDPYNLHTDSDFTNAMDMLTFASNPASSNGVTLRTVTAPPPAPPAPDPFRELIMMSDQRPETHDPHYFAGLQQLANKAFDLVEQTMKTQPQAPMVKKVDSLPVASVATASPAAPAIQPAGGGAAASAAPDLMAMPLPISNLSNLFQDPKDIVDPKKLEEFMAMLAEVETEESDSGGPILGKLSLAKRTHNALSKADIRRDQQGFEGHSHGQFQPMSSVWAPPGLDVDTGFHFDEAVAEEVLTIEQEAEVETEDGNGGQDSEDIPTAEEVHATMKQFHLRKCQPAQDDAARRAKSARVRRRNKVSPEQSDEPDEHSQRGRSAYTRRTQSPPDPLEPWSTRELQDINKILARK is encoded by the exons ATGAAGTTCCTGCTGAAGAAATGCCTGCGCAAGAAGGCGCCCGAGATGAGGCCCGGTGCCATCTTGGATGCCGTCATCTCGCAATCCTCGGCCACCGCCTGCAAGTGCCTCCTCTATAAGCTGGCGGATTACAAAAGAG GTGGTGACCTCATCGACGCCATCAACTCGGGCGGACTGATTGCCGTGGAGCAGCTGATCCGGGAGCAGTTTGGAGTCTTCATGTACAACGATGGCAAGGGCCAGGTGATAAATCGTGCAGAGTTTTTACGCTGGAAGTACCGCGACCACACCGAGGTGACCATACCCATTGAGGCGTCGCTGTCCATCCACGATCCGCTGGGCAAATGGGAGGACCACAAGGCCTGCTGGCAGATGCAGTACCGCGGCGCCCTGGGCGAGAGTCTGCTCCATGTGCTCATCATTTGCGATTCCAAGGTGCACACCAAGTTGGCGAGAGTGCTGCTCCGTGTGTTTCCCAACCTGGCGCTGGATGTGATGGAGGGCGAGGAGTATCTGGGTGCCAGTGCCCTGCACCTGTCGATTGCCTATAGCAACAATGAGCTGGTGGCGGATCTGATCGAGGCCGGCGCGGATATCAATCAGCGGGCAATTGGCAGCTTCTTCCTGCCACGTGACCAGCAGCGCGCGAATCCGGCCAAGAGCACCGACTACGAGGGACTGGCCTACATGGGTGAATATCCGCTGGCCTGGGCCGCCTGCTGTGCCAACGAGAGTGTCTACAACCTGCTGGTGGACTGCGGATCCGATCCGGATGCCCAGGACTCCTTCGGTAACATGATCCTGCACATGGTGGTCGTGTGCGACAAGCTGGACATGTTCGGCTATGCCCTGCGACATCCCAAGACGCCGGCGAAGAACGGCATCGTCAACCAAACAGGACTGACTCCACTCACCCTGGCCTGCAAACTGGGACGGGCTGAGGTATTCCGTGAAATGTTGGAGCTGTCCGCCCGCGAGTTTTGGCGCTACAGTAACATCACCTGCTCCGGTTACCCACTCAATGCACTGGACACACTCCTGCCGGACGGCAGAACCA ACTGGAATTCAGCCTTGTTCATCATCCTGAACGGCACCAAGCCGGAGCATCTGGACATGTTGGACGGCGGCATCATCCAGCGCCTGCTGGAGGAGAAGTGGAAGACCTTTGCGCAGAACCAGTTTCTGAAGCGCCTGCTCATCCTGTCCACCCATCTGCTGTGCCTGTCCGTATCGGTATACTTGCGTCCGGCCCACGATGGTGAAGGCGAGGGCGAGGACTCCGAGGGATCTGATCCCTCGGCAGCCGCTCTGCAGGACATGCCGACGGATGAGGGCGACAGTGGTGGTGACTACAATGCCCAGACGGTGGCCCGTTATTGCGCCGAGTTTGCCACTCTGGTGGGGGTTTTAAGCTATGTGATCTTCCAGCAAGGCGACGAGATAAAAAACCAGGGGTTATCCGCCTTTCTCAAGCAACTGGTAAGGATCTTGGCATATTTAGATTGCTATATTCTGCTTAACATTATCCTCTTTCTTGTTCCACAGTCCCATGCGCCGGCTAAGGCCATCTTCCTGTTCTCCAACCTGCTGATCCTGGCGTGCATTCCATTTCGTTTGATTGGCGACACCGACACCGAGGAGGCCATCCTGATTTTCGCTGTACCCGGCTCCTGGTTTCTCCTAATGTTCTTTGCAGG TGCCATTCGGTTGACGGGTCCCTTTGTGACTATGATCTACTCCATGATCACGGGCGACATGTTCACCTTCGGCATAATCTACTGCATTGTGCTGTGTGGATTCTCGCAGGCCTTCTACTTCCTCTACAAGGGACATCCCCAGGTGCAGTCCACCATGTTCAACACCTACACCAGCACTTGGATGGCCCTGTTTCAGACCACACTAGGTGATTATAACGTAAGTGGGTGCCTCAAACGTGGATTACGTACTCGTAATGATATCATTCCATTGCAGTATCCCGATCTCAACCAGACGACATACCCCAATCTCTCCAAGACCGTGTTCGTTATCTTTATGATCTTCGTGCCCATCCTGTTGCTCAACATGTTGATTGCCATGATGGGCAACACCTATGTGACTGTGATCGAGCAGTCGGAGAAGGAGTGGATGAAGCAGTGGGCCAAGATTGTCGTCACCCTGGAGCGCGCTGTGCCGCAGGCGGATGCCAAGGGCTATCTGGAGGCCTACTCCATTCCGCTGGGTCCCTCCGATGACTCGGGATTCGAGGTGCGCGGCGTGATGGTCAtcaagagcaagagcaagaCGAGGGCCAAGCAGCGAAAGGGTGCCGTCTCCAACTGGAAG CGAGTGGGTCGTGTGACGCTCACGGCGCTCAAGAAGCGCGGAATGACCGGCGAGGAGATGCGTCGCCTTATGTGGGGACGGGCCTCCATTTCCAGTCCCGTTAAAGTGACCAAGCAGAAGCTCAAGGATCCCTACAATCTGCACACGGACTCCGACTTCACCAACGCCATGGACATGTTGACCTTCGCTAGCAATCCGGCTTCTTCCAATGGTGTCACTCTGCGAACGGTGACAGCTCCACCGCCCGCTCCGCCGGCACCGGATCCCTTCAGGGAGCTGATCATGATGTCGGACCAGCGACCGGAGACCCATGATCCCCACTACTTTGCCGGCCTGCAGCAACTGGCCAATAAGGCCTTCGATTTGGTGGAGCAAACGATGAAGACACAGCCGCAGGCGCCGATGGTCAAGAAGGTGGATTCACTGCCCGTGGCTTCGGTGGCCACTGCATCTCCCGCTGCTCCTGCAATACAacctgctggtggtggtgctgctgcttctgctgctcccgACCTAATGGCCATGCCATTGCCCATTTCGAATTTGAGCAACCTGTTCCAGGACCCCAAGGACATCGTTGATCCCAAAAAGCTTGAGGAGTTCATGGCCATGCTGGCAGAGGTGGAAACCGAGGAGAGCGACAGCGGCGGGCCCATTCTCGGCAAGCTATCGCTGGCCAAACGGACACACAATGCTCTATCCAAGGCGGATATACGACGGGACCAGCAGGGATTCGAGGGACACAGCCATGGACAGTTTCAGCCCATGTCCTCGGTGTGGGCACCACCTGGCTTGGATGTGGATACG GGCTTCCACTTTGATGAAGCTGTGGCGGAGGAGGTGCTGACCATCGAACAGGAAGCCGAAGTGGAGACCGAGGACGGCAATGGTGGACAGGACAGCGAGGATATACCCACGGCGGAGGAGGTGCACGCCACCATGAAGCAGTTTCACCTGCGCAAGTGTCAGCCGGCACAGGATGACGCCGCTCGTCGCGCCAAAAGTGCTCGCGTTCGTCGCCGGAACAA AGTTTCGCCGGAGCAAAGTGATGAACCAGACGAGCACAGCCAGCGGGGACGTTCCGCTTACACACGGAGAACGCAATCGCCGCCCGATCCCCTGGAACCGTGGAGCACTCGCGAGCTGCAGGACATCAACAAGATCCTGGCCAGAAAGTGA
- the LOC122623755 gene encoding uncharacterized protein LOC122623755 isoform X3 — protein sequence MKFLLKKCLRKKAPEMRPGAILDAVISQSSATACKCLLYKLADYKRGGDLIDAINSGGLIAVEQLIREQFGVFMYNDGKGQVINRAEFLRWKYRDHTEVTIPIEASLSIHDPLGKWEDHKACWQMQYRGALGESLLHVLIICDSKVHTKLARVLLRVFPNLALDVMEGEEYLGASALHLSIAYSNNELVADLIEAGADINQRAIGSFFLPRDQQRANPAKSTDYEGLAYMGEYPLAWAACCANESVYNLLVDCGSDPDAQDSFGNMILHMVVVCDKLDMFGYALRHPKTPAKNGIVNQTGLTPLTLACKLGRAEVFREMLELSAREFWRYSNITCSGYPLNALDTLLPDGRTNWNSALFIILNGTKPEHLDMLDGGIIQRLLEEKWKTFAQNQFLKRLLILSTHLLCLSVSVYLRPAHDGEGEGEDSEGSDPSAAALQDMPTDEGDSGGDYNAQTVARYCAEFATLVGVLSYVIFQQGDEIKNQGLSAFLKQLSHAPAKAIFLFSNLLILACIPFRLIGDTDTEEAILIFAVPGSWFLLMFFAGAIRLTGPFVTMIYSMITGDMFTFGIIYCIVLCGFSQAFYFLYKGHPQVQSTMFNTYTSTWMALFQTTLGDYNYPDLNQTTYPNLSKTVFVIFMIFVPILLLNMLIAMMGNTYVTVIEQSEKEWMKQWAKIVVTLERAVPQADAKGYLEAYSIPLGPSDDSGFEVRGVMVIKSKSKTRAKQRKGAVSNWKRVGRVTLTALKKRGMTGEEMRRLMWGRASISSPVKVTKQKLKDPYNLHTDSDFTNAMDMLTFASNPASSNGVTLRTVTAPPPAPPAPDPFRELIMMSDQRPETHDPHYFAGLQQLANKAFDLVEQTMKTQPQAPMVKKVDSLPVASVATASPAAPAIQPAGGGAAASAAPDLMAMPLPISNLSNLFQDPKDIVDPKKLEEFMAMLAEVETEESDSGGPILGKLSLAKRTHNALSKADIRRDQQGFEGHSHGQFQPMSSVWAPPGLDVDTGFHFDEAVAEEVLTIEQEAEVETEDGNGGQDSEDIPTAEEVHATMKQFHLRKCQPAQDDAARRAKSARVRRRNKVSPEQSDEPDEHSQRGRSAYTRRTQSPPDPLEPWSTRELQDINKILARK from the exons ATGAAGTTCCTGCTGAAGAAATGCCTGCGCAAGAAGGCGCCCGAGATGAGGCCCGGTGCCATCTTGGATGCCGTCATCTCGCAATCCTCGGCCACCGCCTGCAAGTGCCTCCTCTATAAGCTGGCGGATTACAAAAGAG GTGGTGACCTCATCGACGCCATCAACTCGGGCGGACTGATTGCCGTGGAGCAGCTGATCCGGGAGCAGTTTGGAGTCTTCATGTACAACGATGGCAAGGGCCAGGTGATAAATCGTGCAGAGTTTTTACGCTGGAAGTACCGCGACCACACCGAGGTGACCATACCCATTGAGGCGTCGCTGTCCATCCACGATCCGCTGGGCAAATGGGAGGACCACAAGGCCTGCTGGCAGATGCAGTACCGCGGCGCCCTGGGCGAGAGTCTGCTCCATGTGCTCATCATTTGCGATTCCAAGGTGCACACCAAGTTGGCGAGAGTGCTGCTCCGTGTGTTTCCCAACCTGGCGCTGGATGTGATGGAGGGCGAGGAGTATCTGGGTGCCAGTGCCCTGCACCTGTCGATTGCCTATAGCAACAATGAGCTGGTGGCGGATCTGATCGAGGCCGGCGCGGATATCAATCAGCGGGCAATTGGCAGCTTCTTCCTGCCACGTGACCAGCAGCGCGCGAATCCGGCCAAGAGCACCGACTACGAGGGACTGGCCTACATGGGTGAATATCCGCTGGCCTGGGCCGCCTGCTGTGCCAACGAGAGTGTCTACAACCTGCTGGTGGACTGCGGATCCGATCCGGATGCCCAGGACTCCTTCGGTAACATGATCCTGCACATGGTGGTCGTGTGCGACAAGCTGGACATGTTCGGCTATGCCCTGCGACATCCCAAGACGCCGGCGAAGAACGGCATCGTCAACCAAACAGGACTGACTCCACTCACCCTGGCCTGCAAACTGGGACGGGCTGAGGTATTCCGTGAAATGTTGGAGCTGTCCGCCCGCGAGTTTTGGCGCTACAGTAACATCACCTGCTCCGGTTACCCACTCAATGCACTGGACACACTCCTGCCGGACGGCAGAACCA ACTGGAATTCAGCCTTGTTCATCATCCTGAACGGCACCAAGCCGGAGCATCTGGACATGTTGGACGGCGGCATCATCCAGCGCCTGCTGGAGGAGAAGTGGAAGACCTTTGCGCAGAACCAGTTTCTGAAGCGCCTGCTCATCCTGTCCACCCATCTGCTGTGCCTGTCCGTATCGGTATACTTGCGTCCGGCCCACGATGGTGAAGGCGAGGGCGAGGACTCCGAGGGATCTGATCCCTCGGCAGCCGCTCTGCAGGACATGCCGACGGATGAGGGCGACAGTGGTGGTGACTACAATGCCCAGACGGTGGCCCGTTATTGCGCCGAGTTTGCCACTCTGGTGGGGGTTTTAAGCTATGTGATCTTCCAGCAAGGCGACGAGATAAAAAACCAGGGGTTATCCGCCTTTCTCAAGCAACTG TCCCATGCGCCGGCTAAGGCCATCTTCCTGTTCTCCAACCTGCTGATCCTGGCGTGCATTCCATTTCGTTTGATTGGCGACACCGACACCGAGGAGGCCATCCTGATTTTCGCTGTACCCGGCTCCTGGTTTCTCCTAATGTTCTTTGCAGG TGCCATTCGGTTGACGGGTCCCTTTGTGACTATGATCTACTCCATGATCACGGGCGACATGTTCACCTTCGGCATAATCTACTGCATTGTGCTGTGTGGATTCTCGCAGGCCTTCTACTTCCTCTACAAGGGACATCCCCAGGTGCAGTCCACCATGTTCAACACCTACACCAGCACTTGGATGGCCCTGTTTCAGACCACACTAGGTGATTATAAC TATCCCGATCTCAACCAGACGACATACCCCAATCTCTCCAAGACCGTGTTCGTTATCTTTATGATCTTCGTGCCCATCCTGTTGCTCAACATGTTGATTGCCATGATGGGCAACACCTATGTGACTGTGATCGAGCAGTCGGAGAAGGAGTGGATGAAGCAGTGGGCCAAGATTGTCGTCACCCTGGAGCGCGCTGTGCCGCAGGCGGATGCCAAGGGCTATCTGGAGGCCTACTCCATTCCGCTGGGTCCCTCCGATGACTCGGGATTCGAGGTGCGCGGCGTGATGGTCAtcaagagcaagagcaagaCGAGGGCCAAGCAGCGAAAGGGTGCCGTCTCCAACTGGAAG CGAGTGGGTCGTGTGACGCTCACGGCGCTCAAGAAGCGCGGAATGACCGGCGAGGAGATGCGTCGCCTTATGTGGGGACGGGCCTCCATTTCCAGTCCCGTTAAAGTGACCAAGCAGAAGCTCAAGGATCCCTACAATCTGCACACGGACTCCGACTTCACCAACGCCATGGACATGTTGACCTTCGCTAGCAATCCGGCTTCTTCCAATGGTGTCACTCTGCGAACGGTGACAGCTCCACCGCCCGCTCCGCCGGCACCGGATCCCTTCAGGGAGCTGATCATGATGTCGGACCAGCGACCGGAGACCCATGATCCCCACTACTTTGCCGGCCTGCAGCAACTGGCCAATAAGGCCTTCGATTTGGTGGAGCAAACGATGAAGACACAGCCGCAGGCGCCGATGGTCAAGAAGGTGGATTCACTGCCCGTGGCTTCGGTGGCCACTGCATCTCCCGCTGCTCCTGCAATACAacctgctggtggtggtgctgctgcttctgctgctcccgACCTAATGGCCATGCCATTGCCCATTTCGAATTTGAGCAACCTGTTCCAGGACCCCAAGGACATCGTTGATCCCAAAAAGCTTGAGGAGTTCATGGCCATGCTGGCAGAGGTGGAAACCGAGGAGAGCGACAGCGGCGGGCCCATTCTCGGCAAGCTATCGCTGGCCAAACGGACACACAATGCTCTATCCAAGGCGGATATACGACGGGACCAGCAGGGATTCGAGGGACACAGCCATGGACAGTTTCAGCCCATGTCCTCGGTGTGGGCACCACCTGGCTTGGATGTGGATACG GGCTTCCACTTTGATGAAGCTGTGGCGGAGGAGGTGCTGACCATCGAACAGGAAGCCGAAGTGGAGACCGAGGACGGCAATGGTGGACAGGACAGCGAGGATATACCCACGGCGGAGGAGGTGCACGCCACCATGAAGCAGTTTCACCTGCGCAAGTGTCAGCCGGCACAGGATGACGCCGCTCGTCGCGCCAAAAGTGCTCGCGTTCGTCGCCGGAACAA AGTTTCGCCGGAGCAAAGTGATGAACCAGACGAGCACAGCCAGCGGGGACGTTCCGCTTACACACGGAGAACGCAATCGCCGCCCGATCCCCTGGAACCGTGGAGCACTCGCGAGCTGCAGGACATCAACAAGATCCTGGCCAGAAAGTGA